In Mercurialis annua linkage group LG6, ddMerAnnu1.2, whole genome shotgun sequence, the following are encoded in one genomic region:
- the LOC126686253 gene encoding polygalacturonase-like: MAHTMSRIIYLLLLASIFSSYSTMASIQYNVLNFGAKPDGKTDSTKAFLTAWTQACASTKSVTINVPNGRFYLNKIAFQGPCKNNGIGFSIRGTLVAPSNYKVIGSLKNWIIFEHVNGVTISGGTLDGQGTGLWSCKSSGKSCPYGATSLEFTNSNNIIIKGLASLNSQLFHIVINECQNVKVQSLKITAAGNSPNTDGIHVEASTGVTILNSKIGTGDDCVSIGPGTSSLWIENVACGPGHGISIGSLGKDVQENGVQNVTVISSTFTGTQNGVRIKTWGRASNGFARNIKFQHVVMNNVENPIVIDQNYCPDEKNCPGQVSGVKISDVTYLDIHGSSATEVAVKFSCSKKYPCSGIKLQDLKLTYNNQPAEASCINADGSASGVVQPTSCL, from the exons ATGGCACATACAATGAGCCGTATTATTTATCTACTTCTCTTAGCTTCCATCTTCTCATCATATTCAACAATGGCTTCCATACAATACAATGTGCTAAATTTCGGGGCGAAACCCGATGGAAAAACGGATTCGACGAAGGCGTTTCTTACTGCCTGGACACAAGCGTGCGCTTCTACAAAATCCGTCACCATTAATGTTCCTAATGGGAGATTTTATCTCAACAAAATTGCATTTCAAGGTCCTTGTAAAAATAATGGTATCGGGTTTAGTATAAGAGGAACTCTTGTGGCTCCTTCGAATTATAAGGTGATCGGAAGTTTAAAGAATTGGATAATCTTTGAACATGTTAATGGAGTTACTATTTCTGGTGGTACACTTGATGGTCAAGGCACTGGATTGTGGTCTTGTAAGTCTTCCGGCAAGAGTTGTCCTTATGGTGCAACG TCACTTGAATTCACAAATTCAAACAACATTATAATCAAAGGATTAGCATCACTAAATAGCCAATTATTCCACATCGTCATCAACGAATGCCAAAACGTCAAAGTTCAAAGTTTAAAAATCACAGCCGCCGGAAATAGCCCAAATACCGACGGCATTCACGTCGAAGCGTCAACCGGCGTCACAATCCTCAATTCCAAAATCGGAACAGGAGATGATTGTGTATCAATTGGTCCCGGAACATCAAGTTTATGGATCGAAAATGTCGCGTGCGGTCCAGGCCATGGAATAAG CATTGGAAGTTTAGGTAAGGATGTTCAAGAAAATGGTGTACAAAATGTGACAGTCATAAGTTCGACATTTACGGGTACACAAAATGGAGTCAGAATCAAGACTTGGGGAAGAGCCAGTAATGGATTTGCaagaaatattaaatttcagCATGTTGTCATGAATAATGTTGAGAATCCAATTGTAATTGACCAAAATTACTGCCCTGATGAAAAGAATTGCCCTGGCCAG GTTTCTGGGGTAAAAATTAGTGATGTGACATACCTAGACATACATGGATCATCAGCAACAGAAGTTGCGGTAAAATTTAGCTGCAGTAAGAAATATCCATGCAGTGGAATAAAATTACAAGACCTAAAGCTTACTTACAATAATCAGCCAGCTGAAGCATCATGTATTAATGCTGATGGATCTGCTTCTGGCGTTGTTCAGCCCACAAGTTGTCTATAA